Proteins from a genomic interval of Zingiber officinale cultivar Zhangliang chromosome 1B, Zo_v1.1, whole genome shotgun sequence:
- the LOC121981054 gene encoding protein CYCLOPS-like, with protein sequence MEMEGRGFSDLLRSSTEEMILSSFIENSFGSCAPNMEMLGCRTTLQTCRGDSEELFHTWLMNGEIPGFSPANGANRTRQLSRKISSEIITLGNQQNGTAQKTTTEDKCLSMINDQSPDVQDTIKNAAEKSIQASDFLLAKAWFHSSQPMTRSRSSELRKRYAAMQNSQMQAITESQDNTTTIGVEQGPTKLSNEFCDDSVVEIGTQVQTFMSPSNSTTYPFDTPPVATADPVSSVVSLLKGSLEKKRLARQFNVSENLKDTSFVVSNIQPEVNLICNQNIQNEIYWSANKFHLVSSIQEQNSMNSKFEILLEPNTEEFVTSANQFRTATSEEPSQSGSSMAAAAFTIGFDACDDLANSAQTNSICESSRRSMGNQNLNCKIIEYGEHKLQNNVKDETKKGNLVRLRSVNSSVISVDKGDPTKKRRIERSRKMAEAKEKSLAPALPSDMQAVLKRCETLEKEVRSLKFNLSFMNRKDSEQTKHIEELQKENEELKDEKRRLVEEIERIYPETGSW encoded by the exons ATGGAGATGGAGGGGAGAGGTTTTTCAGACTTGCTTAGGAGCTCAACTGAGGAGATGATTCTGAGTTCTTTTATCGAGAATTCGTTTGGGAGCTGTGCACCAAACATGGAGATGCTAGGATGCAGGACAACATTGCAGACTTGTAGAGGAGACAGCGAGGAGCTCTTCCACACCTGGCTGATGAATGGAGAG ATTCCTGGTTTCAGCCCAGCGAATGGTGCTAATCGTACTCGTCAACTATCGCGAAA AATATCATCAGAGATCATTACTCTTGGAAACCAGCAAAACGGCACTGCACAGAAGACAACCACAGAGGATAAATGCTTGAGCATGATTAATGATCAGTCACCTGATGTCCAGGATACTATCAA GAACGCTGCAGAGAAAAGCATCCAAGCTAGTGACTTTCTATTGGCCAAG GCATGGTTTCACAGTTCCCAACCAATGACAAGAAGTCGGTCTTCAGAGCTACG gaAGAGGTATGCGGCCATGCAAAATAGCCAGATGCAAGCTATTACAGAGTCTCAAGATAATACCACAACAATAGGGGTTGAACAAGGGCCAACAAAACTTTCAAATGAATTCTGTGACGATTCCGTGGTCGAAATTGGCACTCAAGTTCAAACATTTATGTCTCCCTCGAATTCAACTACTTATCCTTTTGATACTCCTCCAGTGGCAACAGCAGACCCTGTTTCTTCTGTGGTCAGCTTGCTCAAAGGCTCACTGGAAAAGAAAAGGCTCGCTAGACAATTTAACGTCAGTGAAAATCTCAAAGATACTTCCTTTGTGGTTTCAAATATTCAACCAGAAGTAAATCTCATCTGCAATCAAAACATCCAAAATGAGATCTACTGGTCAGCCAACAAGTTTCATTTGGTATCATCTATTCAAGAGCAGAATTCAATGAACTCAAAgtttgagatattgttggagccAAATACTGAAGAATTTGTTACTTCGGCAAACCAGTTCAGAACTGCTACGTCTGAAGAACCATCACAGAGTGGATCGTCTATGGCAGCTGCTGCCTTCACCATTGGCTTCGATGCATGTGATGATCTTGCCAACTCTGCACAAACTAATTCCATTTGTGAGAGCTCCAGAAGGTCTATGggaaatcaaaatttgaattgtAAAATTATAG AATATGGAGAACACAAGTTGCAAAACAATGTAAAGGATGAAACAAAG AAAGGAAATTTGGTTCGGCTGCGATCAGTCAATTCCTCAGTAATTTCAG TGGACAAAGGTGATCCTACAAAGAAGCGCAGGATCGAGCGCTCAAGAAA AATGGCAGAGGCAAAGGAGAAGAGTTTGGCACCTGCATTGCCGTCAGATATGCAAGCAGTTCTTAAGCGCTGTGAAACGCTTGAGAAGGAAGTACGGTCGCTGAAATTTAACCTCTCATTCATGAATAG GAAAGATTCTGAGcaaactaaacacatagaagagCTTCAGAAAGAGAATGAAGAACTAAAAGACGAGAAGAGACGGCTTGTTGAAGAGATTGAAAGAATTTACCCTGAAACAGGCAGCTGGTGA